The Ailuropoda melanoleuca isolate Jingjing unplaced genomic scaffold, ASM200744v2 unplaced-scaffold77115, whole genome shotgun sequence genomic interval CTTTGACCTTTCCCAGGAAATGGAGCGCCTCACTCTGGACTTGATGAAGCCAAAAGGCAGGGAAGTTGAGAGGCGGCTCACGAGCCCAGTCATTAACACCAGCCTCGATACtaaaaatattgcttttgaaAGGTACGCGTTTAGGGTCTGCATTTTAATGTCTAATCCCTTTACTGCCGTCTTTAGTGGCATGTAGATATCAATCGGAAATTTTGGGTGGGTTGGGGTTTTTCTAATATGGTATAATACACAGTAGTGGGTTTTTAACACTGCTTTCTGTTCTAACCAAGTAGAAGCCATGGCTGACGTCCTCTTCCATAGATCATTTTTATAGCACATTGGTTAcatcttggaaaaatgtcttcatATTCTTTTGTGGGCCCTTTCTAATGGATCTtacttgaattttttgttttgctgtttggGGATCCACAAGACTCCCCAGTCCCAAACCATGGAGCTTTGAGTTTCTGGAAGCTAGAATTGACCCAGTATTGATTGTGGTTGTACTGATATTAGTCAAATTCACCCTTACCATATTGTTTAATGTGGTCCTTTCCCCCTGTGAGGCCTAGTAGTTTAGAGCAAGGGTCTGG includes:
- the LOC117800756 gene encoding ankyrin repeat domain-containing protein 13A-like codes for the protein MSWIRGRRSFIFKGEDNRAELMEVNHDDRVVTTEHFDLSQEMERLTLDLMKPKGREVERRLTSPVINTSLDTKNIAFERYAFRVCILMSNPFTAVFSGM